A region from the Stygiolobus caldivivus genome encodes:
- a CDS encoding glycosyltransferase family 4 protein has translation MRLLFINHRDIFHPQAGGAEQVIYEVGKRLVKEGIEVYWMSENKGHAEGEVDGIRLIRKGNPLSLHYYSLREAGKYDVVIDSIAHAVPFFSYKVNRKTIGLIHHVHQDVVDFELNPVLSRIVKHLEKGVKNYRNLISVSNTTKKELIKRFGIDEDKIRVIYNGIDHEKFKPGEKSEYPLVLWIGRLKKYKNPLDAIKIFKRLKNRKAILTIVGTGEMEDEVKRAISGEKNIFFLGRVEEGKKINLYQKAWVVLSTSFIEGWGMTVVEANSCGTPAVAYSKGSLPEIIQDGVNGFLVEYKNYDKAAEDIDYIIEDENTMRYFSKLSYESSLRYDWNKTSEEYYKYIWEISAD, from the coding sequence TTGAGATTACTTTTTATTAACCACAGGGATATATTTCATCCCCAAGCTGGCGGGGCTGAGCAAGTAATATATGAAGTAGGAAAACGGCTAGTGAAGGAAGGAATAGAAGTCTACTGGATGAGTGAAAACAAGGGACATGCAGAGGGTGAAGTTGACGGGATAAGGCTGATCCGTAAAGGTAACCCCCTTAGCCTCCACTACTATTCTCTTAGGGAAGCCGGTAAATATGATGTAGTCATTGATAGCATAGCACACGCAGTACCGTTTTTTTCGTATAAAGTTAATAGAAAGACCATAGGGTTAATACACCACGTCCACCAAGACGTAGTGGATTTTGAACTCAACCCGGTCCTATCACGTATCGTTAAACACCTCGAAAAAGGGGTGAAAAACTACCGTAACCTGATCTCAGTGTCCAACACTACTAAGAAGGAACTTATTAAGAGGTTCGGTATAGATGAGGACAAGATAAGAGTTATATACAACGGTATAGACCACGAAAAGTTCAAGCCGGGCGAAAAGTCGGAGTACCCTCTCGTCCTCTGGATAGGTAGACTCAAGAAATATAAGAACCCACTGGACGCCATTAAGATCTTTAAACGGCTTAAGAACAGGAAAGCCATCCTGACTATAGTAGGCACTGGAGAGATGGAAGACGAAGTTAAAAGAGCTATTTCTGGGGAAAAGAACATATTCTTCTTAGGAAGGGTCGAGGAGGGAAAAAAGATAAATTTATACCAAAAAGCTTGGGTGGTACTGTCTACTTCTTTTATCGAAGGTTGGGGGATGACAGTAGTAGAAGCAAATTCCTGTGGTACGCCTGCAGTCGCTTATTCTAAAGGTTCCCTCCCTGAAATCATACAAGACGGGGTTAACGGCTTTTTAGTGGAATATAAAAATTACGATAAAGCCGCTGAAGACATAGACTATATAATTGAGGACGAAAACACTATGCGGTACTTTTCAAAACTGAGCTATGAGTCATCGCTTAGGTACGATTGGAATAAAACCTCAGAAGAGTATTATAAGTATATATGGGAGATATCAGCAGACTAG
- a CDS encoding NADH-quinone oxidoreductase subunit B family protein, whose product MKNWWFIRGLKRGVITEDKPREIAPWSTEISGSGEVNCPTGAIRDGKWEPGKCIFCRKCYPNYRPTLNPYISTLHKSEKTFRRSFYLYVVDAGTCGGCNLELKLIASPQYDMTRFGIFFTNTPRHADALVLTGVLTERMNDVIKEAYEAMPSPKVVILLGACAISGGIIGKGIPSDANIIVPGCPPNPFTILDSLRKVKGG is encoded by the coding sequence TTGAAAAACTGGTGGTTTATCCGTGGGCTAAAAAGGGGAGTAATAACTGAAGACAAACCTAGAGAAATAGCACCTTGGAGTACTGAAATCTCAGGGTCTGGTGAAGTGAATTGTCCTACAGGCGCAATAAGAGACGGAAAGTGGGAGCCCGGTAAGTGTATATTTTGTAGAAAGTGCTACCCCAATTATAGACCGACTTTAAACCCTTATATCTCGACATTACATAAAAGTGAAAAAACGTTTAGGCGCTCTTTCTACTTGTATGTAGTAGACGCTGGGACATGTGGAGGGTGCAATTTAGAGTTGAAGCTTATTGCATCCCCCCAATATGACATGACTAGGTTTGGGATTTTTTTCACCAATACGCCGAGGCATGCAGACGCATTAGTCCTCACGGGAGTCTTAACAGAGAGAATGAATGATGTGATCAAGGAAGCATATGAAGCGATGCCCAGTCCTAAAGTAGTTATCCTATTGGGAGCTTGCGCGATTTCTGGAGGGATAATAGGAAAGGGTATACCGAGTGATGCGAACATAATAGTCCCAGGATGTCCACCTAACCCGTTTACAATTTTAGATTCCCTCAGGAAGGTGAAGGGCGGATGA
- a CDS encoding nitroreductase family protein gives MNSIIDFLIERRSIRKFRSEPVKMELIKELIRVANYAPNSNNREPWKFIVITDDLIKRELSTLHKGASHIAEAPVGIAVVAEPDVSPETWMIDTANATLYFVLAAYSVGLGVGWIAAYENKKAKELLKIPQDKVLMTLLSLGYPDPTYQPRHKDVKRPEEVLFKDYWGSKML, from the coding sequence GTGAACTCCATAATAGATTTCCTTATAGAGAGAAGGAGTATAAGGAAATTCAGAAGTGAGCCAGTCAAGATGGAACTAATAAAGGAGCTGATAAGAGTTGCAAACTATGCCCCGAATTCTAACAATAGGGAGCCGTGGAAATTTATCGTTATTACCGACGACCTGATAAAGAGAGAACTCTCTACCTTGCATAAGGGCGCTTCTCACATTGCAGAAGCTCCAGTAGGTATAGCTGTGGTAGCCGAACCAGATGTAAGTCCCGAGACGTGGATGATAGATACGGCTAACGCTACCCTATATTTCGTGCTGGCAGCTTATTCAGTAGGACTCGGTGTGGGTTGGATAGCCGCTTATGAAAATAAGAAGGCTAAGGAGCTCTTGAAAATACCCCAAGATAAGGTCTTAATGACCCTCCTCTCTTTAGGCTATCCAGATCCTACATACCAGCCGAGGCATAAAGACGTCAAAAGGCCAGAGGAAGTACTATTTAAGGACTACTGGGGCTCAAAAATGCTTTGA
- a CDS encoding MarR family winged helix-turn-helix transcriptional regulator encodes MEKWEIVLKGHKKLKKLLQMEAEKLGLTYTEVQVLYYLTQGEKNVTSLAKLVDVNKSTMVEVLDKLDRLGYVSRERDAEDRRVVKVRITESGESILEQVRARYKELINSLLDKVKEKDNVIEFFKVVMEEECKRDSQVKVKGETE; translated from the coding sequence TTGGAGAAATGGGAAATAGTGTTGAAAGGGCACAAAAAGCTGAAAAAGCTCCTACAGATGGAAGCTGAAAAACTCGGGCTTACTTACACCGAAGTCCAAGTCCTTTACTACTTGACTCAGGGAGAAAAGAACGTTACATCGTTGGCTAAACTTGTAGACGTAAATAAGTCTACCATGGTAGAAGTGCTGGACAAGTTAGACAGGCTTGGATATGTGAGCAGGGAAAGAGACGCCGAGGACAGGAGGGTCGTAAAAGTAAGGATTACAGAGAGCGGGGAGAGTATATTAGAACAAGTCAGGGCTAGATATAAGGAATTAATCAACTCATTACTTGATAAAGTTAAGGAAAAAGACAACGTAATTGAGTTCTTTAAAGTGGTAATGGAAGAGGAGTGTAAAAGAGACAGCCAAGTTAAAGTAAAAGGAGAAACTGAATAG
- a CDS encoding proton-conducting transporter membrane subunit, protein MNVPLWLVLVLAYLPPLLSVVRSKLGYLSITLLSITLASLSIIEPNGVFSYFLLLSSIVWLIISTFSLFSPCERLLEALLSLSISGMVTILESTNYLEFLVGWEVMSIPIYAYIAIKGNYKSAFVFIAFSEISTVLLLFSFIIASTQSMYFAPLSSPLPLIIGSIGFIVKMGVTPFMVAEWLPISQGNTPGNMSALISSTVTLMGVYGIVRMSSLTGFIPIGFPLALMILGAVTTFFGALYAYVSESIKGALAFSTVENNGAMLSELGIFMVSKSLGMLELEYLSLYGVILYSFAHSIAKTGLFLTSSLQGSTAISLAKKIRDKLYSIALVLISTSMSGLLPNLGGVSSWLLLELLFISAYILHNSSSIFFIISGFTIAMGEGFATAFMIKYVSYLSVFKRDEERVYKPLSVPIFTSGLLVFLLGFTLPYVLYPYKTSLLSLGMIFNSVLITCYNGHTFGGISPLYIVLMVATLSSATYIAFGRPKTRKVRTWNNGVVDQEEYTAYALSNNVRLMLRKILRHESVYINTDATDVVWKEMIRIGIMIRKIGKLVGRNLVNSSIQWYIIYLIITVLLIVVIITL, encoded by the coding sequence ATGAATGTACCTCTATGGTTAGTTCTAGTCTTAGCGTATTTGCCTCCTTTACTATCCGTTGTAAGAAGTAAACTGGGATACCTATCTATAACGTTGCTCTCCATAACTCTTGCTTCTCTATCTATTATTGAACCAAATGGAGTGTTCAGTTATTTTTTACTCCTTTCTTCTATTGTGTGGCTTATTATCTCTACTTTTTCTCTATTCTCACCTTGTGAAAGACTGTTAGAGGCTCTATTATCCTTATCTATCTCAGGGATGGTAACGATACTTGAGAGCACAAACTATTTGGAGTTTTTAGTTGGCTGGGAGGTAATGTCAATACCCATATACGCGTATATTGCGATAAAGGGCAACTATAAGTCGGCTTTCGTGTTTATCGCGTTTAGCGAAATTAGTACGGTACTCCTCCTCTTCTCGTTCATAATAGCGAGCACACAGAGCATGTATTTCGCACCCCTTAGTTCCCCCCTACCTCTGATCATAGGCAGTATAGGGTTTATTGTCAAAATGGGAGTGACCCCTTTTATGGTAGCTGAATGGTTGCCAATATCACAAGGTAATACCCCTGGTAACATGTCTGCTTTAATTAGCTCTACAGTGACCTTAATGGGAGTTTATGGGATAGTAAGGATGTCCTCCCTGACCGGCTTTATTCCGATAGGTTTTCCCTTAGCACTTATGATCTTAGGGGCTGTTACGACGTTTTTTGGTGCACTATATGCTTATGTTTCTGAGAGTATTAAGGGGGCTTTGGCATTTAGCACTGTTGAAAATAACGGTGCTATGTTGAGCGAACTGGGTATCTTTATGGTCTCTAAATCTCTGGGTATGCTCGAACTGGAATATCTATCACTTTACGGTGTAATTCTATACTCGTTTGCACATTCCATAGCTAAAACAGGCTTATTTTTGACCTCTTCTCTACAAGGTTCCACTGCAATTTCTCTAGCAAAGAAGATCAGGGACAAGCTGTATTCAATAGCTCTAGTGCTGATTTCAACCTCTATGTCTGGACTTCTGCCGAACCTAGGTGGAGTATCTTCTTGGTTATTACTAGAATTACTCTTTATATCTGCTTACATCCTCCATAACTCCTCATCCATCTTTTTCATCATATCAGGCTTTACCATAGCCATGGGGGAAGGTTTCGCTACAGCGTTTATGATAAAATATGTATCATACTTAAGCGTATTTAAGAGGGACGAGGAAAGAGTTTACAAGCCCCTTTCCGTCCCCATATTTACATCCGGTCTTTTAGTATTTTTACTAGGGTTCACCCTGCCATATGTCCTCTATCCCTATAAGACTTCTCTGCTCTCTTTGGGGATGATTTTTAACAGCGTCCTAATCACGTGTTATAACGGACACACATTTGGGGGCATTTCACCCTTATATATCGTGTTAATGGTAGCTACGCTTTCATCAGCGACATATATCGCTTTCGGGAGACCGAAGACCAGAAAAGTAAGGACGTGGAATAACGGAGTTGTAGACCAAGAGGAGTACACGGCATATGCCCTTTCAAACAACGTGAGGTTGATGTTAAGGAAGATCTTACGACATGAAAGTGTTTATATTAATACAGATGCTACAGACGTAGTGTGGAAGGAAATGATAAGAATAGGGATTATGATAAGAAAAATAGGTAAGCTAGTAGGTAGAAATTTAGTTAATAGTTCTATCCAATGGTATATTATCTACTTAATTATAACGGTACTCCTAATAGTGGTCATTATTACGTTATAG
- a CDS encoding MFS transporter: MESKWIALSNTSIAIFIAFANYNMIIIALPEIFNSLKFNPTSPDALGYLIWLILGYMVVTSSLVVTFGRISDLKGRAKLYSIGFLVFAISSGLISAITGYGNTAVLEMIILRLFQGVGGGLLMVNSAAVLTDYFPKNELGKALGLNQVAGLVGGVAGLIIGGVLSVIDWRYIFLLDFVVGLVGTVWSIKSLRDIQKPVKQTLDVIGNVLFAVGITLLLISVTYGLLPYGSQQLGWGSPYVISGIILSLVILGAFIAVERKVKNPMFDLSLFKIRDFSVANFSNFIASMARQGILLMMLVLLQGIWLPLHGIPYSQTPFWAGLYLIPNMLGFAALGPVSGILSDKYGSKVLTTLGLFVSALGFFLLSLLPYDFQLWQFFAISFIMGAGMGLFSSPNMADIMASVPIQKRGAASGMRASLQNSASALSVALYFSVVITGMSYTLNSSIDKALASYGVHLSLNLPAAVAIFSALLGYDPLAGIASSLPASIASHIDTPTFFVSAIAPSFMSGFRLMLNISAVLLVVSGILSLARKGVRVGEMGNSVERAQKAEKAPTDGS, from the coding sequence ATGGAAAGTAAGTGGATAGCATTATCAAATACCAGTATTGCAATTTTCATTGCATTCGCTAATTACAACATGATAATAATAGCCCTACCAGAAATATTCAACAGCCTAAAGTTTAACCCTACCTCTCCTGATGCACTCGGTTACTTAATCTGGTTGATCTTAGGTTATATGGTAGTCACTTCCTCACTAGTAGTAACATTTGGGAGGATCTCAGACTTAAAGGGAAGGGCTAAACTTTACTCTATAGGGTTCTTAGTCTTTGCGATATCCTCAGGTCTAATCTCAGCTATAACAGGTTACGGAAATACAGCTGTCCTAGAGATGATAATACTTAGGCTATTCCAAGGTGTAGGGGGAGGCTTGCTGATGGTAAATAGTGCAGCAGTACTAACTGACTATTTCCCCAAAAACGAACTCGGGAAAGCACTGGGACTAAACCAAGTAGCGGGTTTAGTAGGAGGAGTAGCGGGGCTTATTATAGGGGGAGTGCTATCTGTAATCGACTGGAGATATATTTTTCTCTTAGATTTTGTGGTAGGCTTGGTAGGTACTGTCTGGAGTATTAAGTCCTTGAGAGACATACAAAAACCCGTAAAACAGACCTTGGACGTAATAGGGAACGTATTATTTGCAGTGGGTATTACACTACTCCTAATCTCAGTTACATACGGGCTTTTGCCTTATGGGTCTCAACAACTAGGATGGGGTAGTCCCTATGTAATTTCCGGGATTATTTTGTCACTAGTAATCTTAGGTGCATTTATTGCCGTAGAAAGAAAAGTAAAGAACCCAATGTTTGACCTCTCTCTGTTTAAGATCAGAGACTTTTCGGTCGCTAACTTTTCCAACTTTATCGCCTCAATGGCAAGACAAGGGATATTACTTATGATGCTAGTGCTACTCCAAGGGATATGGCTACCCCTCCATGGGATCCCTTACTCTCAGACTCCATTCTGGGCCGGGCTCTATTTAATCCCTAACATGTTAGGTTTTGCAGCCTTAGGTCCGGTGAGTGGAATACTATCAGACAAATATGGTTCAAAAGTACTTACTACATTAGGCCTTTTCGTGAGCGCATTAGGCTTTTTCCTACTCTCATTACTACCTTATGACTTCCAGTTATGGCAGTTCTTCGCTATCTCCTTTATAATGGGTGCCGGGATGGGCTTATTTTCTTCGCCAAACATGGCTGATATAATGGCTTCAGTCCCCATACAGAAAAGAGGTGCTGCTTCAGGTATGAGAGCGTCTTTACAAAACTCAGCTTCTGCGTTAAGTGTAGCTCTCTATTTTAGCGTAGTAATAACGGGTATGTCATACACATTGAACTCATCTATTGATAAAGCACTTGCATCATACGGTGTGCATTTAAGCCTCAATTTGCCTGCAGCAGTGGCGATATTTTCAGCTCTACTGGGTTATGACCCTTTAGCGGGTATAGCGTCCTCGTTACCGGCCAGTATCGCGTCCCATATAGATACGCCTACGTTCTTTGTCTCAGCAATAGCACCCTCCTTTATGTCTGGATTTAGGTTAATGCTAAATATATCGGCTGTGTTATTAGTAGTGTCTGGAATATTATCATTAGCAAGAAAAGGTGTTAGAGTTGGAGAAATGGGAAATAGTGTTGAAAGGGCACAAAAAGCTGAAAAAGCTCCTACAGATGGAAGCTGA
- a CDS encoding tetratricopeptide repeat protein produces the protein MGDISRLDKAKVLYEDYKKKKDKTLLEEAVKLLEGEDSPQALNQLGLIYTELERFDEAEESFRKALKKSKNEEDVSIIKFNLSICLFRKKDLSSAYQLLKELSLGKSVVKVPAQRLLAKVCLAMGDIKHVDEARAILENFDQPTEDLIVAYIYLARNGRREYLKKALELARILGNKKLLAEALLTSDKEEDLEEALAIFRELNDVRGEARTLYRLSFYRPDLLYEALQKLEEYGEGTDSDKVRLLNELYKRTNVIDFLKKAINYAERANETLFLARAYVELSKHENEVENLRKAVRYYEEFISKHF, from the coding sequence ATGGGAGATATCAGCAGACTAGACAAGGCCAAAGTACTCTATGAGGACTATAAGAAGAAGAAAGACAAGACTCTTCTTGAAGAAGCCGTGAAATTACTAGAAGGGGAAGATAGCCCGCAAGCTCTAAACCAACTGGGGCTAATATACACCGAGCTCGAGAGATTTGACGAGGCTGAAGAGTCTTTCAGAAAAGCTTTAAAGAAGTCTAAAAACGAGGAAGACGTTTCTATCATAAAATTTAACCTCAGTATATGCCTCTTTAGGAAGAAAGACTTATCTTCGGCATACCAGCTACTTAAGGAACTTTCTCTAGGTAAGAGTGTAGTAAAAGTACCTGCCCAGAGGCTACTGGCTAAAGTCTGTTTAGCTATGGGGGACATTAAGCACGTAGATGAAGCCCGTGCAATACTGGAAAACTTCGACCAACCTACCGAAGACCTTATCGTAGCATACATATATTTAGCTAGAAATGGGAGGAGAGAGTACTTGAAAAAAGCATTAGAGTTAGCACGTATACTGGGTAACAAGAAACTTTTAGCAGAAGCCCTCCTGACATCGGATAAGGAAGAAGACCTAGAGGAAGCCTTAGCTATATTCAGGGAGTTAAATGATGTAAGAGGCGAAGCCAGAACCTTGTACAGGCTGTCCTTCTATCGGCCAGACCTACTATACGAAGCTCTACAAAAGCTCGAAGAGTACGGAGAAGGAACTGATAGCGATAAAGTAAGGCTCCTCAATGAGCTCTATAAGAGGACTAACGTGATAGACTTCTTAAAAAAGGCTATAAATTATGCTGAAAGGGCAAATGAGACCTTGTTCTTAGCCAGAGCGTATGTGGAACTATCAAAACATGAAAATGAGGTAGAAAATTTAAGGAAAGCTGTTAGATACTACGAAGAATTTATATCAAAGCATTTTTGA